Genomic segment of Streptococcus pneumoniae:
TCTTTTGTAATCTTTGTTGTAAATCAAGAGCTTCTTGAAAAATACTCTCTAATTTCTCTTGATTGGCATCAATAGGAGCCATGGTCATCAGACCGACAATTTCAAGTTTTTCTAAAGTTGAAAGCTCAAGTATCACTTGGTCAATTTCTGAGAGTAGAAAGCCATGTTTGCTTTCTTCTTCCGAGATATTGACCTGTAAAAAGCATTTAATCGGATGTTCAGCGCGTTTTTCAATTTCCTGAGCTAGCTTGATCGAATCAAGTGCATGGAAGTAATCGACATAGTTGATAACTTCTTTTACCTTACGGCGTTGCAAAGTTCCAATCAAATGCCAAGTTAGATTTTCATCTTTTAAGG
This window contains:
- a CDS encoding YggS family pyridoxal phosphate-dependent enzyme, with product MDLQKNTDRILTQVAEAAKAAGRLAEEVQVIAVTKYVDVETTQKLVRTGICHIGENRVDKFLEKYHALKDENLTWHLIGTLQRRKVKEVINYVDYFHALDSIKLAQEIEKRAEHPIKCFLQVNISEEESKHGFLLSEIDQVILELSTLEKLEIVGLMTMAPIDANQEKLESIFQEALDLQQRLQKKQLKNMPFTDLSMGMSRDYSVAIEKGSTFVRIGTAFFE